In Styela clava chromosome 14, kaStyClav1.hap1.2, whole genome shotgun sequence, the following are encoded in one genomic region:
- the LOC120340978 gene encoding transmembrane protein 131-like yields the protein MAFKARGKREKREQDMGLCNCIVAIFQVMIACQSITFISGQGYLYSDTEFQSQKLLRDVSLFPRQQPHGVTSESHDIKLHPITHSTSQIRIIRFEPPFLDFDAECVGMPKLRTVYIHNPSKVRDLQLTSISARTCHFHASFFDKKIVPPGGNTSFEVVFLARIVGNVENTLFINTVHGMFPYQVFGVGIPNPYRLRPYLGARVPINSSFSPLISMHNPTSEPLQVTEMYSSSGFLQLQLPQGQHEIDKDQWEIPPYETKQLIRARFLGHVEANHTAFIRIKTAHMENLNSDHILPMEVEVSSAPGIYSSIELLDFGTLRQQYDDPKTLPLFLLNSGDHEVLISNITVTGSNPAISIQFKPIKLKKSDAVFTLVANITFSALLARSDADHRGTLTVKTKEKSYSTVHIPFTANLLNGTLGFDEDAVLFHHDENKTTRNISFSNLFQFPVLIQNVSVTERASKHFKVLNFDGPVSLPMSSEVTPFSIEYDPGEKKEISKEEKNENEFGSTYYLMLQTNASKFSLPLHTYSGLLTYKVLREEKKTIDFGVMGTMDKRVILFALYNHNPAKILLEKINSTLRNIYIRLESITQDSGKNISDQSVLKPLWLPSNSCSVFEVLLSADDKEEEITGQLSLTTKFETIYIPVKARIVVGNLTVKPERIKFPPSFPGMIVHQTLSVVNTFAQVTKLEYVHSKQMDKRFYYKKLKNQGLSFEPNKKSKIGKVYFDARQSCKPDRCYVGLPTSTTIGHHWLTTLALGPDSVEFDSKRYKEYRQRWKNLQKKGLTGPNTTLVLSADVVMDVEVPVQASLFWPTLLEEETFDFPLTHVGRKSVATLTLVNPADSPVIVQVLPLSLYPQPEAALAAFDWSDKIKEDSFIMDNSTLFHLMDPRQDVSKDMTSQMVWLEYTLNGKLNHTVVNLFIEPGDRVNLKVEFIPYDDNPKSTVILLRNNLTILDALPMHGRGAYEHLTLGGKSPNLQTSTLRFKLTKDLLKDCTKKKSNPSFTVRKWFHANNTGMLPIHVTSITVSGSPCEGYGFRVLDCDQFILQPNTSKKIEIAYTPDFTSYLVLHKLKLVTAQGNDMIFILNVTLPPYMLPLCQEAVPRPSWEPTLYYFIVTVMLVLCLGIMLMGYLEAINIWEPFVHLYAHELQHKLGRKKISSATSNITPEGFGKIFDLRSIANNFMSTVYPSTPKTEHISSPEVLDAKKSTSTSSTPSFKSIGIGIEPKQDVSQQTDPHPDFPPLSNSKNQNIPWYSRHLFSRFLSSFTYNKPTPKVPEKVIHPTVSSSKPVEFNQSGVRPRHISTMNDKCRIDSNGMKKFRPPENLSTVERRTKPTAEIRPVTKQVPEPQKQKISNAVITQKPNLAEKVNENSHKNVPKGVALQNNPSEKKIVNEVVVTRADAKKNALETRRSRSLSSQKLRESTSSSGSLEIPEAEPKLTKEASIDEATEMKKEAAVKTEHKPIRAKKTRKLTRKQAKALAKEKEKEAAAKFEKASTPSDTEEKIPVVTPPKKLSKKALRQLKQRSISTPIENVKETEKILESPSEAITEIKTPERKSPEIKVSSSSKEAVKGVPKRRSYSYNSAIAEQKNKPTKVTIFKRPSPLESSRSSSSQEISESSSGESTALWDTPSQQRDVDEDMRQIAKQSEEAGFMMDDKKRGKDRKRNKGTTSPGHLSSSSRSSSYSSVLSTASSNEGNTSKQQTSGPASHSTPTKKLSRSVSESYGNTKPQLRKRSPYPPVGMDPPNISPTHSSKKDPSLARTSPQSQLPYNPPARTLSSPSMFTNLFGTKAQQKQGPGAQDAANLQWSYQSPTNTSSYSAFGTSQFNLVENLMVNAPTHQNLPQQTWVSPFGNNTSLYSTPAPQVSRDNNISPPTSLSVRHRQWSNSGSPHQSTQQAYSTYDAPPGTPTTPGLNTRPGDIWGDILSPTTNTNMTTHSIWSVSNAVTMDENRNTDECDPLGVRSIWSNAHQLQNREWHDMR from the exons ATGGCGTTTAAAGCTCGTGGAAAACGCGAAAAGCGCGAGCAAGATATGGGATTATGTAACTGTATAGTGGCAATATTTCAAGTAATGATTGCCTGCCAAAGTATAACCTTTATATCAGGCCAAG GGTATCTGTATTCAGACACAGAATTTCAATCACAAAAACTTTTACGAGATGTTTCATTATTTCCAAGGCAACAG ccTCATGGAGTAACATCAGAATCGCATGATATAAA ATTACATCCAATTACGCACTCAACTTCACAAATAAGAATTATTCGATTTGAACCTCCATTTTTAGACTTTGATGCCGA ATGTGTCGGCATGCCAAAGTTAAGAACTGtatatattcataatcctaGTAAAGTGAGGGATTTACAATTAACTTCAATATCAGCGAGAACATGTCATTTTCATGCctcattttttgataaaaag ATTGTTCCACCGGGAGGCAACACGTCATTTGAAGTTGTTTTTCTCGCGAGAATAGTTGGGAATGTTGAAAATACTTTATTTATAAATACAGTGCATGGAATGTTTCCATATCAA gtATTTGGGGTTGGAATTCCGAATCCATACAGGTTGCGACCATACCTTGGTGCGAGAGTTCCAATCAACAGCAGTTTTTCACCTTTAATTAGTATGCATAATCCAACAAGTGAACCTTTACAA GTAACAGAAATGTATAGTTCAAGTGGATTTTTACAACTTCAGCTTCCTCAGGGACAacatgaaattgataaagatcAATGG GAAATACCACCTTATGAAACAAAACAATTAATACGAGCAAGGTTTCTTGGTCATGTGGAAGCGAATCATACAGCTTTTATCAGGATTAAAACTGCTCACATGGAAAATTTAAACTCTGATCATATTTTACCAATGGAGGTTGAAGTGTCATCAG CTCCCGGGATATATTCATCCATAGAATTACTTGATTTTGGAACATTAAGACAACAATATG ATGATCCGAAAACTCTTCCACTGTTTTTACTTAATTCTGGAGACCATGAAGTTTTAATCAGTAATATCACAGtgacaggttcgaatcccgccATCTCCATTCAATTCAAACCGATAAAGCTGAAAAAATCTGATGCAGTGTTTACTCTTGTagcaaatattacattttcag CTTTATTGGCAAGATCTGATGCTGATCACAGGGGAACACTCACTGTTAAAACTAAAGAAAAAAGTTATTCAACAGTACACATCCCATTCACTGCCAATTTATTAAATGG GACTTTGGGTTTTGATGAAGATGCTGTATTATTTCATCATGATGAGAATAAAACTACTCGTAACATATCATTCTCTAACTTATTCCAATTTCCTGTCTTGATTCAAAATGTTTCAGTTACTGAAAGAGCATCAAAACATTTTAAG GTTTTAAATTTTGATGGTCCTGTCAGCCTGCCTATGTCATCTGAAGTTACACCATTTTCTATCGAGTATGATCCAGGGGAAAAGAAAGAAATATCGAAAgaggaaaaaaatgaaaatgaatttggtTCAACATATTACCTCATGTTACAaacaaatgcttcaaaatttagtttGCCGCTTCATACGTATTCAGGATTGCTTACG TATAAAGTTCTTCGTGAAGAGAAGAAGACAATAGATTTTGGAGTCATGGGAACTATGGATAAACGAGTGATTTTATTTGCTTTATACAATCATAACCCTGCTAAG ATATTGCTTGAAAAAATTAACAGCACATTGCGGAATATTTACATTCGTTTGGAATCTATTACACAGGATTCAGGAAAGAATATTTCTGATCAAAGTGTTTTGAAACct TTGTGGTTGCCTAGCAACTCGTGTTCTGTTTTTGAAGTTTTACTTTCTGCGGATGATAAGGAGGAAGAAATCACAGGACAGTTGAGTCTTACAACTAAATTTGAG ACTATTTATATTCCTGTAAAAGCTCGCATCGTCGTTGGCAATCTCACTGTGAAACCAGAAAGAATCAAATTTCCTCCTTCATTTCCg ggcATGATTGTACATCAGACATTATCCGTCGTCAACACATTTGCACAAGTTACTAAACTAGAGTATGTACATTCGAAACAAATGGATAAAAGATTTTATTACaa GAAATTGAAGAATCAAGGACTAAGTTTCGAACCAAATAAAAAATCAAAGATAGGAAAAGTATATTTCGATGCAAGACAAAGCTGTAAACCTGATCGATGTTATGTAGGATTACCAACTTCTACGACAA TTGGTCATCACTGGTTGACTACATTAGCATTAGGACCTGATTCTGTTGAGTTTGACTCCAAGAGGTATAAGGAATATAGACAAAGATGGAAAAATTTGCAGAAGAAAGGTTTAACTGG gcCCAACACTACCTTGGTTCTCAGTGCTGATGTCGTTATGGATGTGGAAGTTCCAGTTCAAGCTAGTTTATTCTGGCCTACTCTTCTTGAGGAAGAAACTTTTGACTTTCCATTGACTCATGTCGGAAGAAAATCT gtTGCAACATTAACTCTTGTAAATCCTGCGGATTCACCTGTGATAGTTCAGGTTTTACCACTGTCATTATATCCTCAACCAGAGGCAGCTTTAGCGGCTTTTGATTGGTCAGATAAAATCAAAGAGGATTCGTTTATAATGGATAATAGCACTCTTTTTCATCTCATGGATCCGAGACAAGACGTG TCTAAAGATATGACATCACAAATGGTTTGGTTGGAATATACATTGAATGGAAAGTTGAATCACACTGTTGTTAATTTATTCATTGAACCTGGAGATCGTGTGAATCTGAAGGTTGAATTCATACCGTATGATGACAATCCTAAATCCACTGTAATTTTATTAAG AAACAATCTCACTATTCTTGATGCATTACCAATGCATGGTAGAGGTGCGTATGAACATTTAACACTCGGAGGAAAATCACCGAACTTGCAGACGAGTACTCTGAGGTTTAAATTAACGAAAGATCTTTTAAAAGATTGTACAA agaaAAAATCCAATCCTAGTTTCACTGTCAGAAAGTGGTTTCATGCTAATAACACAGGAATGTTGCCGATACATGTCACCAGTATAACAGTTAGTGGTTCACCTTGTGAAGGATACGGGTTTCGTGTGTTAGATTGCGATCAATTTATTTTGCAACCTAATACAagcaagaaaattgaaattgc GTACACACCGGACTTCACCAGCTATCTAGTTCTCCATAAGTTGAAGCTTGTAACAGCACAAGGAAACGACATGATCTTCATCCTCAATGTTACATTACCACCTTACATGCTTCCATTATGTCAGGAAGCTGTTCCAAGGCCATCTTGGGAGCCAACCTTATACTACTTTATAGTCACTGTTATGTTGGTACTCTGCCTTGGAATAATGCTGATGGGTTACTTAGAG GCTATAAATATCTGGGAACCGTTTGTACATTTGTATGCTCATGAACTACAACATAAATTAGGAAGGAAGAAAATATCCAGTGCAACAAGTAATATCACACCAGAAGGTTTTGGAAAGATATTCGACTTGAGGAGTATCGCGAATAATTTTATGAGCACTGTTTATCCGAGTACACCAAAAACTGA ACACATTTCAAGTCCAGAAGTATTGGATGCAAAGAAATCCACATCAACTTCGTCAACACCAAGTTTTAAATCAATTGGTATCGGTATCGAGCCAAAGCAAGATGTCTCACAACAAACTGACCCACATCCTGATTTTCCGCCtctttcaaattcaaaaaatcaaaatattcctTGGTATTCAAGACATTTATTTTCTAGATTTCTGTCGAGTTTTACTTATAATAAGCCGACCCCTAAAGTTCCAGAAAAGGTTATACATCCTACTGTTAGTTCGTCGAAACCTGTGGAGTTTAACCAATCTGGTGTCAGACCTCGACATATTTCCACTATGAATGACAAATGTAGAATCGACTCCAACGGTATGAAAAAATTCAGGCCACCAGAGAACTTGAGTACCGTTGAAAGACGTACAAAACCCACTGCTGAGATAAGACCGGTAACGAAGCAAGTTCCTGAAccccaaaaacaaaaaatttcaaatgcagTTATAACTCAAAAACCTAACTTGGCGGAAAAAGTTAATGAAAATTCTCATAAGAATGTTCCGAAAGGTGTCGCTTTACAAAACAATCCGTCCGAAAAGAAAATTGTAAACGAAGTAGTTGTAACTCGTGCTGATGCAAAAAAGAATGCCCTGGAAACACGCCGTTCACGTTCTCTCTCGAGTCAAAAATTACGAGAAAGTACAAGCAGTTCTGGTAGCTTAGAAATACCTGAGGCAGAACCTAAATTAACAAAAGAAGCATCAATTGATGAGGCAacagaaatgaaaaaagaaGCCGCTGTCAAGACTGAACATAAACCAA TTCGGGCAAAGAAAACACGTAAACTGACTCGCAAACAAGCTAAAGCTCTTGCTAAAGAAAAAGAGAAAGAAGCTGCTGCAAAGTTTGAAAAG GCGTCCACTCCATCTGATACAGAAGAAAAGATTCCTGTTGTCACGCCGCCTAAGAAACTTTCTAAAAAAGCATTACGACAATTAAAGCAACGTTCAATCTCAACACCCATTGAAAATGTCAAGGAAACAGAGAAAATTTTGGAATCACCATCGGAAGCTATCACTGAAATAAAGACTCCAGAACGAAAATCACCAGAAATAAAAGTTTCAAG cTCTTCCAAAGAAGCAGTAAAAGGAGTTCCAAAGCGACGATCCTACAGTTACAATTCTGCAATCGCTGAACAGAAGAACAAACCTACCAAG GTTACTATATTCAAGAGACCCTCTCCACTCGAGTCATCACGCTCATCATCATCCCAAGAAATTTCAGAAAGTAGTAGCGGAGAAAGTACTGCATTATGGGACACTCCTTCACAGCAAAGAG ATGTAGATGAAGATATGAGACAAATTGCTAAACAATCAGAGGAAGCTGGTTTTATGATGGATGACAAGAAACGTGGAAAAGATAGAAAAAGAAATAAG GGTACGACTTCTCCAGGTCATTTGTCGAGCAGTAGCAGGAGTTCCTCTTATTCCAGTGTTCTTTCCACTGCTTCAAGTAATGAAGGCAATACATCAAAACAACAAACTTCTG GACCTGCATCTCACTCCACTCCAACTAAGAAGCTGTCTCGTAGTGTGAGTGAATCCTATGGCAATACCAAACCACAACTTAGAAAGCGTAGTCCTTATCCACCTGTCGGTATGGACCCACCTAACATCTCACCCACTCATTCGTCGAAAAAGGATCCATCATTAGCTCGTACTTCTCCTCAATCTCAGCTTCCTTATAACCCCCCAGCTCGTACATTATCTTCTCCGTCCATGTTTACCAATCTCTTCGGAACCAAGGCTCAGCAAAAGCAAG GTCCAGGTGCACAGGATGCCGCCAACTTGCAGTGGTCATACCAGTCTCCAACTAACACATCAAGTTATTCTGCTTTCGGAACATCTCAGTTCAATCTTGTTGAAA ATTTGATGGTGAATGCACCAACTCACCAGAATCTTCCACAACAAACATGGGTTTCTCCATTTGGAAATAACACCAGCCTATATAGCACACCTGCGCCCCAAGTATCGAGAGATAACAATATATCTCCACCAACCAGTCTTTCTGTAAGACATCGACAATGGAGCAATTCTGGTAGTCCACATCAATCTACACAGCAGGCCTACTCGACTTATGATGCTCCTCCTGGAACACCAACTACTCCTGGTTTG